The genomic DNA TTGATTGTGGCCTGAGTCATGATTTTGATGTCTTCATTCTCCTTTAGTACAAGACCGAGATCTGTCGCACATTCTGGGTGTCGGGGTCCTGTCCGTACGGCAAGCGGTAAGATTTTATACCCACCTGTTTTGGGAGTACCTTTTTTAACGAACTGTGGGGTAAAAAGCTGCTGCTTCATTCACACTGAGTTGCCAATCTCTGGTCAAGCTCTGCCCGGGGCAACACCATCCCCGTCGAACGCTGATGCTTCGAGatcaaccaaccaaccgGCGCCCGTTGTTCCACCTGATGGCCGCGCAAGGTCACTCAGCACCAACAGCGATCCGAATGACCAGCCTTCTTCCCTTCTGGCTCGAATTTCGGCCAAGTCGAGGGAGTCCACTGGTGGGAATAACGCGTCCACGCGCCCGGAGGTAACGTCACCGACATCGGCTACCACTGTCCAAGCCGAGCAGACCTTTGTGCCCTATGGGCGCCATGCATTGGGATCGCTACGCGTGGATACCGCTCTGGAAGGTACACCCGCCCATGCCGTATCGGCCTTCCCGTTCTCGGCCAACCCAGCGATCTCTACGACGCGTCCTTCTCCAGGCCCAGCGACCGCAACTGGGGATTACGCCAATCGGCATTTCGGTGATATTTCATCGGGATTGATGTCGCAGGTATGCAATCCCATTTATCATGTCAACTGTCAATTCGAAACTGACGGGCGATCCGTCCGCTAGCGCCTGGCGCCGATGTCACCCATGACTCCCGTTTCGGTGCAGAACACACATCGTTACTCGCTTTCAGGGGATGCCAGCATCCCATCATTGGCCAATCGTTCTCCTGAAGCACGGATCTCGGGTGGTTCGACCCCGTTCAACGTTAATGGCACACCTGGGGATGGACCCCCCGGACGCATCACACCTTCTGCACAGCCCTTCCATGCTCGTTCTGGAAGTGGCCAATGGGTGAACCAAGCCCGACACGCTCCGAGTCCATCATTCGGTTCCGTCTCGAACGGCTCTGCTAACCCCAATGACCTGCACAACTGGTCCGAAGTCGCAGTTGGGCCAAACTCTCGTCAATGGTCCTAAAGGGTTTGATCCCAAGAGGGGGGCATGACTTGTTTAATGAATCATAAATTCGACATTGCGTAGACAAGTCGGATACGAATTTCGCCTTGAATTTAACAGGACGATGAATTTGGTCACCTATCCCCTCCCACACATACATACCTTTTCCACCCCTGCGATTTCTGTGCTATTTTTTCCTCATCAACGTTGTGTTGCCGGCCCACCCATCTGCTTTGTGTTCTCGATGATTGATTATTGTTCATATGTGTCTCTTAACCTTAACCATAAAGATTGCCATGCCATGACTGTTAGGTTTGCGGGCGCGGTTTCCCCAGTCTCCGTCTTGCAGGACCAATCTGGAAATGCGTCATAGTTTCCTCGTTCGTCCCATTAAATCCGCATGGTGGGCCATTGGTGTCAAGTCCAGCAAATTCAACCCACTCGTAAGCCAAGGGTCGGTCAGATTTTAGCTGATCCGCTACGATTGTCAAAGTTGTGACGGAAACCTAGTTTGGTAGGTCTGTGGTGATTTTGATTTTGATTCACCGGCTGAGAACCCGGGACGCGTCGAGGGGTAAGGGCAAGGCGAGTTCACGAATAGACAAGCTTCAGTACGTAATCCCGAGTAAACTATGTTACGCGAGCTCACCAACGGGCTGTTGGATTATCGTCCGATATGCAAGCGCGCTCCTATATCTATTAGAGGCAAACGGCATGCGCCCAGTACGGTGGCAGGAATCAATTACACACAAATGTAGAATCAAACGGGTTTTGTGCTGAAAGCTTCCGCACTCTCGCATCAGTCACGTTTGTATTACTCCAACCTCCTCCTAACTTGAGGGTCTGACCCGATGGTTCCTCGGTGCCAAAGTAGAGTTATCTCGCGCATTTGGTCTCATTTTAGTTCGGGTAAACGGTTAGTCTGCTTTCACTCCCCGCAAAGTAGAGTCCAAGTCCGCATACCCTATCGTCTTCTCGCCACACACAGGAAGAACCCAAGTGAGCTCGAGTATTCACAGGTCCTGGAAAAGTCAAAACATGATCTCCGCGATATTCAGGGAAATCAGGGTAGTGCAGCAATGTGCCAACGAACCGCCCCAACCACGCACGATGCAGTCACCTCCATATCCCGTGGCTGGAGAAAGATCTTGGTGCGGAGGCTTGATTTCGAATTAGCTATTTAATTCGGGCCATCAGATAGGGAAACGTTTCTACTTATACACCTTGAATAGACACAAGAGATAGAACACAGGAAACGAAGTGGGAACACATTTCATGATCAACTAACCAGAGACCAGGAGAGAGGGAGAGATTGGTATAGAGTGAAGAATAAAATAGAAAGAATAAAAAGCTCAGAACGCATAATAAAGTTCAAACTCCGCTCTTCTTGCATGTGCCTGTCGAGCCATAGTTCTTTTGATCGAACTGGGACTGGAGCATGCTACTATGTTCTGAAGGGCTCGTTTCATCATTCGATGACGATGTGTCGTCCACCGGAGTTTGTTTCAAAAATAAGGAAAGCTAAGCCATCCATCGCCAGATTAGCGTTATGCTCGAGCTCATTTTTGCGAGAGGACTTACGAAGAATCCGATTGATAGGCATAGGGCGCATATGACCCAGATCGACTTGACGCAAAAATGATTAGTCTTGTTTGTCAACGTGATTGAATTACGCATCGAACTCACTGAAATCGAACGAGACACGGCTTGCAGTACGCTATTCCGTAGGGGCTCGGGTTGCAGGGTTGTTAACAGTCTGTAGTCAAAGTTTGGGACAGACATATCCAAATCAAAGTCCGATGGAAGGTTGACAGCCAATCTGCTTTGGTATATCGCACCTCCGATGGACTGAGGATATCGTTAGTGAAGCATCGGGAAATAAATATCGATCGGACACTCACAACTCCCGATGCGGTCCCGATGAAACGAACTAACAACAGACCCGCAGTAACGGCTGGCACATCGCAGCCGCGCATGGCTAGACTAAGTGCCGTGGCTGGCGTCTTCAGCAAAAACCCGACACCAACACCGGCCACCAAAGGGATCAAGGTTTGCATGATCATGCTTGATCGTTCGTCCAGGAGAATCATTAATCCTGCATATGAGAGATGAGCTGACATTTAATCTATCACCGTGTAGCTACGTACCAAATCCTGTGGCCATCAAGCCAAGCCCAGCGCGAATTATGGTAATATGTGCCTGGTCTTTTCGGAGATGTAAAACCCAATTAACGAGACAAGGGATGATCCCAATGTATAAGGTAACAATTGTGTTCCAGCATGTAGTGCACTTGAGCCGTGCACCGCCTGTGCAGGGTTTGAGCACCCGAACGTATTGATCCCAGTAGATAGACTCACTTGGTAGTAGAGTGCAAGGTAGAAGGTTCCAGCATTGAATGCCATGGTCTGAAAAAATGAAAATACGAGTATGATACCTGTAAAATTAATTAAGCATGGCTCATCAGGTCACCGAAAATGCAAGCACATACCTGCTGCTCGTGTGCGAAGGAGCATTGGAGCAAATAATGCATGTTTAGGGTTTGCGCCAAGCGAGAGCCCCCAGCATCGTGTAGCACCGAAAATACCACTTTCATACAAGGCACCCAATGTCAATGACGCAATTCCGGCGAACACAAGCGCCAACGTGAGGGTATGACCCTTTGCATAACGGTTAGATGAAAAAAGCCGATGCATCCTCGAGGATACGTACAGCCTTGTATAGTAGCCAATGAAAATCCGATGACGAGCGCCGCAGTACCACCAACTAGGAGAACACTATCATACTGGGTAGGTAGGTGTCATTCCAGATACAAACGCAAACTTACAGCCCAACCCAGTCAAAGTGTCCCAATAAATGTCCAACGCTGGACTTATTGCAAGGTGCTTCATGCCAGGCGCTTAACGAGATCATGGCAGCAATCAACGCAGCACAGCCAACGGGTAAGTTCATGTAGACTGGTACGCAACTCGGCTATCAGCGAAACGGCGGGCCGGACCAGTTAGGAACAATGACTTACATGCCCATCTCCAGGACACAAGATCTGTGGCGCGAAACCGGGAATCATTAGCACAGGTCGAAGCAATCATGACGTCGTCACTTGCCACTAAAGACGCCACCCATGAGCGGTCCCGCGAGCGCAGACATTGACCAAACAGCGCTGAGTGCTGCATTCCACCGGTGCCGAGTCTTGGCTGGCGCTACTTCTTCAAGAATAACCCAAATCAAAGTCACGATACCACCGCCTCCTACGCCTTGCAACGCGCGAGCAATGACAAGACATCGCATGGACTGCGTGTATGCGCTTGAATATATGTTTTGATGTTACCACTTCGAAAGACTCACCTGAGCTGCACCACATAACCAAGATGTGCTCAGGAACATTCCCATACACGTATATAATACCCGCTGCAGACGAATACGTTAACTTGGGATCAATCGATCAAATAAGTCAAGGGTGTACCTTGCGGCCGAACATCATTGTGAATTGTCCGTATACGGGTTGAAATATCGTCTGTGTCAACATGTAGCTATAGCACAAGTGTGTAAGTTTATCGGTTACTAATTGCCTTTCAGTAGGGCATTCCAAACCTTACGCCAACCCAAGAATATTGTGCAGAAGTCCACCAAGTTCAGCATTGATCGTGGTAATGATGTCGAGACTATAGTCTAAAAGAATATAAATTTAAGAAGTCCAAGGCTCTGTATTATACGTACTGTGTCGGTTATCGCGAGAAACAGGCATACCGCCAGCCTGTGTAGCATGTCAAGGAAAGTACTGCCAAACGTAGGGAGATTACTCACGACGCATGTATGACAAGCAACCTCTCGAAACTAAGCTCGTCGTTGGATAAGCACACTTTATGCGCATGAGATAAGTGCCTCTATATATAATAGTTCGTGAGACATACTAGAGTTTCTTTCGACATCAGTGGTGTCGGATGCCAGCGAGGAAATCAAGGATTCAGTTATAGAGCGCCCATCGTCAAACTTGTCGTCTGCCCCTAATTGTGAAGGCACAAGCGTCGGTGTTGACGCCCTCGAGGAAGGCTCTGAGAAAGTAGAATCAGACGAAGGTGAACAAGGCATCGAGATAGCCATCTCGATTGAGGGTGGAATGAGCGGGTGGTATTGCAAGTGACATGGAGGATCGGTATTTAAGCTATGGCTAGAAGTGGAGTTTGACAAGCTGTGTTTCGATAGGTAATGCGCCTCCTGAGGGCACAATGCAACCCGAATACGCAAGCACCGGTAGCTGGGTGTGGAAGATTGGTGATGAGTGATCGGTCAAGAAAACGTGGGCAAATGTACAGCGCGCACTGATGATGTGGTATAGTGTCCAGAGTCTTTCGGAGTGGCAAACAGAATGGCCCGCACATCCGACCGGTACGACGAAAGGAGAACCTTGTCGATTCGATCTGGTGGACGGCCACTCATCCCGACTCTTGGGCCACGTCCTAGCACTGTCTTTGTATTTGATACACTCACGCAGTAAACGAAACGGCTTTGTGGCAAGATGGGAGCCGAACGTTCGGATCGACTGTCGTTTACCGCACGTGAGGGCTTGATGGAACTTCCAAGGAACCATTACCAGGCCGCTTTAGGCTCTTTTGGGCTGATCCATCCCGACAGCGATCTGAACTAAATCTAAGTATCACACCCACCGTTCTTGTCAGCGGTTTCTTTCTCGGCGCCGATTGCTCTGGTCCAGATTTGTGTCCGATGCGGTCAAAATTCCAGAGGCTCCCACCCGGTTCCCCTGCTGATCAACTCAGGGGATGGGGTAGCTTCTACGCCTCGGCTACATTTCAAGTCTGATATCCATTTGTCACACTGAGATCTCTCATCGTCAAAGTTTAACGCCCACGAAATGAGAACTAATACGCAGCAAGTAATATCATATTCTAATCGGGGGTGTATGAGAGGGATAAACGATACTGACAGGGAGTCTAACCTGTACCAGCTGCTGTTCTCTTATAACGGGGTTCGTTCTCCTGATCCGGAGCGTTCGGCACATCTGTTTGTTGAGGCACGGTCAAATCAGGGAACAAGGAGATCGTTGTGATGTCGTGGTACATCATCGAGCAAAGGAGGAAAATATTGTGTCAACTCCCAGTCCCAATAAGTTGCTTCAATTTGGACAGAGAACGAGATAACCATCCACTTCCGGCAAGATCGGGAATGGGGTCtggtgatgaagatgaagatgaaaaTATTTCCGTACCATCTTGTTTCCCAGCCGAAGGTTCACGTGAGGAACCGGACCCGGTTGTGTTGGTCGTCTGATCTTGAGGACTGGACCGGCCTTCCACGTCATCTGCGTATTGTTGGAGAATTTGACGTTGGCGTTGGGTGAGCGTCCTAGAGATAGGAGCTTAGACAATCTCACAACTATTTTGGGCAAAATAGGCATACCGAGGTATTTGTATGGCAAACGATACGAACAAATCTCCTTTCTCACTGCCATAAAGTGCGGGCACACCTCTTCCTTTGAGAACGCATTCCTGGCCCTGTTGTGTACCCCCGGGAACGCGAACTTCGACTTCGCCATCAAGTGTCGGAACCCGGACCTTGCCCCCGAGCAGGGCAGTGTGCAATGGTATTCGTGCATCGTGATGTATGTTGACACCTTGCCTGCGGAATACTTTGGATGGTGCAACGTTAATTCGGACCAAGAGGTCTCCAGGACTGCCGGTTCCGGATGTGGGAGCATCCCCGGCCCCACTAACCCGCACGCTCATGCCATCCTCGATGCCTGTGATTGTCAGTACGAGTCATCGCCGATGGGAATAGGGGCTCACCGGCAGGCACATCCACCTTGACGGTTTTCCTTATTCTGACTTTCCCTAACCCCCCACAGTCACTGCATTGGCTCCCTTTGGGTACAGTGGTTCCAGTTCCACCGCACTCTGTACATGTGCTGGCCATCTGGAACCCACTTTGAATCACAAACGTGCGAGTACCAGTGCCGCGACACGAGCCACACGTCGAACGTTTCGCTCCCGGTTTGAGGCCACTAGCAGAACAGGGTTTACAGTCGACCACGGGGGTAACGTTTATGGTTCTGCTTGTCCCATGACACGCCTCCAGGAACTCGATGCCCACAGAAGTCTCAATATCGTTCCCCCTAATGTTTTCCTGAAACCCAGCTCGCCTGTTGCCCCTGACTCCTCCAAACGCCGAGCCAAAGAGCGTCTCAAAGACATCGGCTTGTGAACGACCCGTGCCGGCGCCGAATGCACCCCCGAAATCCTGGAAACCTCCAAATCCACCACCCCCAAAAGGCCCACGAGCACCTGCAAAGGCATTTGGATCAAAACCCTGTTGCTGAGATGCAGAGCCATATTGATCGTATGCGGCGCGTTTTTCGGTATCACCGAGTATCTGGAAAGGGTTGTTCCTGGGTGTTCAAATCCCCACAGCCCAATTCACACTAACCTCATAAGCGCTTTGTATATCAATAAATTTATCTTTCGCCGATGTCTCTTTATTTGTATCTGGATGGTATTTACGAGCGAGCTGAAAGCCGGGTAATTACATACGTTACTAATTTGCTGGAATGAAAATACATATCGATTACCCACCGCAAAGTATGCTTTTTTAATATCGGCCGCAGTCGCATCCTTCTTAACACCGAGAACTTGATATGGGTCCTTTTGGGAAGCCGATGCTATGCGGGAGCTGTGGAATACACGCTAATACAACGTTCAGCGCCGGACCTCTTCGGGGGCATTGCATACTCACGCGAGTATTTACGTCAGACAATCTGAGCGAGGCGATGGACTTTCCAATTGTTGTACGTTTGGTGTGTGTTGCAAACGTCCGAGTCATTCCGACCATCGAGGGAGACAAGCCTGCCGGCCGCTTGATACAACGCGAGGCGGCATGGAGGCCAGATGTGCTAAGCCGCATTACGAGGGAACCAAACCTACAGCACAATTTGCCAACTCCGAGCAAACCTATTGACGCCTACGTCGAATATCCAGGGGTGTGGCGGATAAAGTGGGTgagtggaaaggatatgagaAAAAGCTTTTTATGCGGCACGTGATTCCGCGTCATATGGTCAAAACTTTAAATGAGTCTGCCTCTCGAACCCTCTCGAACACTAGTACTGATTCATCATCATGCTCATATTGTATTCATATAATAGCACGATATAAGTATGCCTATAACCATCTATTGAGATACAGACCCATCGCTCTCAGCCTCGGCTGCGTTTGCGGCCGCCTCTTTCACAATATCTAATGGAATGGTCAGTGTACCCCAAGGAATAATCTGGTATCACATACCAAAGTACGGGTGGTCTTGGGCCTCGAGAGCAGTCAGACGCTCTTGATGGTCGTAGCGTAGTAATTTATCCAGAAAGTCGATTGCTTCATTACTAATATAACGCTGGTTCTCCGAGGTCACAAAGCGTGCCCATGGCTTGCGCTGGTATCTAAAAAATACACGGGATGTTCAACACGTTGAAGTTGATTGAAATAATCGGTGCGAACCTTCCCAAGATGTCATCATACTGAGCATCAAGCTCGATATCGTATTTTTCGAGGTAGGCATAAAGCTCATCGGTTCCCAAGACTTTGGTGATCTTGACGAGTTGATCGTAATTGTCATGACCATGGAAAAAGGGCTCCTTGCGGAAAATCTGACGGTGGCATTAGTATCTCAATTCCATGGAGGCTCATTAACACTGACCATCGATGCAAACATACAGCCTAGACTCCACATATCAAGGCTGTAATCATACTCTTGGAAGTCCACAAGTAGTTCGGGGCCTTTGAAGTAGCGAGATGCCACACGGACATTATACTCTGTTTTGGGGTGATAAAACTCAGCCAACCCCCAATCAATGAGCCTAAGCTGTACCAAATGGTTAGGTCGCTCCTCATTCCTGGT from Rhizoctonia solani chromosome 16, complete sequence includes the following:
- a CDS encoding major facilitator superfamily transporter, yielding MAISMPCSPSSDSTFSEPSSRASTPTLVPSQLGADDKFDDGRSITESLISSLASDTTDVERNSMCLSNDELSFERLLVIHASLAVCLFLAITDTTIVSTSLPRSMLNLVDFCTIFLGWRKLHVDTDDISTRIRTIHNDVRPQAGIIYVYGNVPEHILVMWCSSVASDDVMIASTCANDSRFRATDLVSWRWAFYMNLPVGCAALIAAMISLSAWHEAPCNKSSVGHLLGHFDWVGLWWYCGARHRIFIGYYTRLYVSSRMHRLFSSNRYAKGHTLTLALVFAGIASLTLGALYESGIFGATRCWGLSLGANPKHALFAPMLLRTRAAGIILVFSFFQTMAFNAGTFYLALYYQCTTCWNTIVTLYIGIIPCLVNWVLHLRKDQAHITIIRAGLGLMATGFGLMILLDERSSMIMQTLIPLVAGVGVGFLLKTPATALSLAMRGCDVPAVTAGLLLVRFIGTASGVSIGGAIYQSRLAVNLPSDFDLDMSVPNFDYRLLTTLQPEPLRNSVLQAVSRSISSIWVICALCLSIGFFLSLFLKQTPVDDTSSSNDETSPSEHSSMLQSQFDQKNYGSTGTCKKSGV
- a CDS encoding casein kinase, which produces MPPRRSTSRVYANVNERLGPAWWDYDNLTVQWGTQDHYEIVRKVGRGKYSEVFEGIHIVNDEKCIIKVLKPVKKKKIKREIKILQNLAGGPNIVALLDVVRDPISKIPSLVTEYVNNVDFKVLYPKFTDFDVRYYILELLKALDFCHSKGIMHRDVKPHNVMIDHEARKLRLIDWGLAEFYHPKTEYNVRVASRYFKGPELLVDFQEYDYSLDMWSLGCMFASMIFRKEPFFHGHDNYDQLVKITKVLGTDELYAYLEKYDIELDAQYDDILGRYQRKPWARFVTSENQRYISNEAIDFLDKLLRYDHQERLTALEAQDHPYFDIVKEAAANAAEAESDGSVSQ
- a CDS encoding DnaJ domain protein; the protein is MRLSTSGLHAASRCIKRPAGLSPSMVGMTRTFATHTKRTTIGKSIASLRLSDVNTRRVFHSSRIASASQKDPYQVLGVKKDATAADIKKAYFALARKYHPDTNKETSAKDKFIDIQSAYEILGDTEKRAAYDQYGSASQQQGFDPNAFAGARGPFGGGGFGGFQDFGGAFGAGTGRSQADVFETLFGSAFGGVRGNRRAGFQENIRGNDIETSVGIEFLEACHGTSRTINVTPVVDCKPCSASGLKPGAKRSTCGSCRGTGTRTFVIQSGFQMASTCTECGGTGTTVPKGSQCSDCGGLGKVRIRKTVKVDVPAGIEDGMSVRVSGAGDAPTSGTGSPGDLLVRINVAPSKVFRRQGVNIHHDARIPLHTALLGGKVRVPTLDGEVEVRVPGGTQQGQECVLKGRGVPALYGSEKGDLFVSFAIQIPRTLTQRQRQILQQYADDVEGRSSPQDQTTNTTGSGSSREPSAGKQDGTEIFSSSSSSPDPIPDLAGSGWLSRSLSKLKQLIGTGS